In one Mycobacterium heckeshornense genomic region, the following are encoded:
- a CDS encoding acyl-CoA dehydrogenase gives MTMRFDLDPQQRDFAASIDAALAAADVAGAVRAWAAGDFGPGRKVWARLADLGVTALMVPQRFDGIDAHPVDLVVALERLGRWCVPGPVTESVAVAPILLAADDRCASLATGELIATVALPPQIPRAVDADAAGLVLLAHQGRVSEANVGDRHDCIDPSRRLFDVTATATTWQADVARAYEFGALATAAQLVGAGQALRDAAVDYAKQRSQFGRPIGSYQAIKHKLADVHIAVELARPLVYGAALSLAGDSADARRDVSAAKVAAADAALLAARSALQTHGAIGFTAEHDLSLWLLRVQALRPAWGDPAVHRRRVLEAL, from the coding sequence ATCACGATGAGATTCGACCTGGACCCGCAGCAGCGCGACTTCGCGGCCAGTATCGATGCCGCGCTGGCGGCAGCCGACGTCGCGGGGGCGGTACGCGCCTGGGCGGCCGGTGATTTCGGCCCGGGACGCAAGGTATGGGCCCGGTTGGCCGACTTGGGTGTCACCGCCCTCATGGTGCCCCAGCGGTTCGACGGCATCGACGCCCACCCGGTCGACCTCGTTGTGGCATTGGAGCGCCTCGGACGCTGGTGTGTTCCAGGACCCGTTACGGAATCTGTTGCGGTAGCGCCGATCCTGCTTGCCGCCGACGACCGGTGTGCGTCGCTGGCAACCGGTGAGCTGATCGCTACGGTCGCATTGCCGCCGCAAATTCCGCGCGCGGTGGACGCCGACGCCGCCGGCCTGGTGCTCTTGGCCCACCAGGGCCGGGTCAGCGAGGCTAATGTCGGAGATCGTCACGATTGCATCGATCCGAGCCGGCGCCTGTTCGACGTCACCGCCACCGCTACCACATGGCAGGCCGACGTTGCCCGGGCCTACGAGTTCGGCGCGCTGGCGACGGCCGCTCAATTGGTGGGCGCCGGCCAGGCGCTGCGGGACGCGGCCGTCGACTACGCCAAGCAGCGCAGCCAGTTCGGGCGGCCGATCGGCTCGTATCAGGCGATCAAGCACAAGCTGGCCGACGTGCATATCGCCGTGGAGTTGGCCCGCCCATTGGTGTACGGCGCTGCCCTGTCGCTGGCCGGCGACTCGGCGGACGCGCGCCGCGACGTGAGCGCCGCCAAAGTGGCCGCCGCCGACGCCGCCCTGCTGGCCGCGCGTTCGGCGCTGCAAACCCATGGCGCGATCGGCTTCACCGCCGAACATGATCTGTCGCTGTGGCTGCTGCGGGTCCAGGCGTTGCGGCCGGCATGGGGTGACCCGGCCGTACACCGCCGGCGGGTACTGGAGGCGTTATGA
- a CDS encoding acyl-CoA dehydrogenase family protein, protein MDLDLDEETLAFQREVREFLASNRAAFPTKSYDTAEGFEQHRRWDRVLFDAGLSVITWPRKYGGRDASLLQWVVFEEEYFRAGAPGRASANGTSMLAPTLFAHGTQEQLDRVLPKMATGEEIWAQAWSEPEAGSDLASLRSTATKTEGGWLLNGQKIWSSRAPFGDKAFGLFRSDPTAERHRGLTYFMFDLRADGVTVRPIKQLNGDTGFGEIFLDDVFVPDRDVIGDVNDGWRAAMSTSSNERGMSLRSPARFLAAAERLAQLWKSRGSNAFGDEVADAWIKAQAYRLHTFGTVTRLSEGGELGPESSVTKVFWSELDVALHQTALEIRGTDAELADPWGDGLLFALGGPIYAGTNEIQRNIIAERLLGLPREKSR, encoded by the coding sequence ATGGATCTCGATCTCGACGAGGAAACGCTGGCATTCCAGCGTGAGGTGCGCGAGTTCCTCGCCAGCAACAGGGCGGCGTTTCCCACCAAGTCCTACGACACCGCCGAAGGGTTTGAGCAGCACCGGCGCTGGGACAGGGTGCTTTTCGACGCCGGCCTGTCGGTCATCACCTGGCCGCGCAAATACGGCGGGCGCGACGCGTCACTGTTACAGTGGGTCGTCTTCGAAGAAGAGTATTTCCGCGCCGGCGCACCGGGCCGGGCCAGCGCGAACGGCACGTCGATGCTGGCACCGACGCTGTTTGCGCACGGGACCCAAGAACAACTGGATCGCGTGTTGCCGAAGATGGCCACCGGTGAGGAGATCTGGGCGCAAGCGTGGTCGGAACCCGAGGCCGGCAGTGACCTGGCGTCGCTTCGTTCGACCGCCACGAAGACCGAGGGTGGGTGGCTGCTCAATGGACAGAAGATTTGGAGCTCGCGGGCGCCGTTCGGCGACAAGGCTTTCGGGTTGTTTCGTTCCGATCCCACCGCTGAGCGCCACCGGGGGCTGACCTACTTTATGTTCGACCTGAGGGCCGACGGCGTCACTGTTCGCCCCATCAAGCAACTTAACGGCGATACCGGTTTCGGTGAAATCTTCCTCGACGACGTGTTCGTGCCCGATCGAGACGTGATCGGCGACGTCAACGACGGCTGGCGAGCCGCGATGAGCACATCGAGCAACGAACGGGGGATGTCGCTGCGCAGCCCGGCACGCTTCCTGGCCGCTGCTGAGCGACTGGCTCAGCTGTGGAAATCCCGTGGCAGCAATGCTTTCGGCGATGAGGTTGCTGATGCGTGGATCAAGGCGCAAGCCTACCGGCTGCATACCTTCGGTACGGTGACGCGGCTGTCCGAAGGCGGCGAGCTAGGTCCCGAGTCGTCGGTGACCAAGGTGTTCTGGTCGGAGCTCGACGTGGCGCTGCATCAGACCGCGCTGGAGATCCGCGGCACGGACGCTGAGCTGGCCGATCCCTGGGGCGACGGGTTACTGTTCGCGCTGGGTGGCCCGATTTACGCTGGCACCAACGAGATTCAGCGCAACATTATCGCCGAACGGCTGCTGGGTTTGCCGCGGGAGAAATCACGATGA
- the fadD3 gene encoding 3-((3aS,4S,7aS)-7a-methyl-1,5-dioxo-octahydro-1H-inden-4-yl)propanoate--CoA ligase FadD3, producing the protein MSRDLQTIPAVLDRMASELPDHPSLVTPDRTLTFGQLRQEVRQAAAAMIKLGVAPGERVAIWSPNTWHWVVACLASHYCGAAMVPLNTRYTAAEAADILARTGARLLIAMGEFLGADKASALHRGALPELRHIVRVPVDADDGTWDEFVAAGVDLEAADARAAAVRPDEVSDILFTSGTTGRSKGVLCAHRQSLAGSAAWAACGKITSDDRYLCINPFFHNFGYKAGILACLQTGATLFPQLTFDPERAMRAVAGHRITVLPGPPTIYQTLLDHPARGQYDLSSLRFAVTGAATVPVVLVERMQTELDIDIVLTAYGLTESGGFATMCRPDDDPVTVATTCGRPIADFELRIGDRDEVLLRGPNVMLGYLDEPEATAAAIDAEGWLHTGDVGKLDSAGNLQITDRLKDMYICGGFNVYPAEVEQVLVRLDGVVDAAVIGMPDERLGEVGRAFVVVRPDCGLDEQAVIAYTREHLANFKTPRSVRFVDELPRNAAGKVVKPLLRELV; encoded by the coding sequence ATGTCGAGGGATCTGCAGACGATTCCTGCGGTGCTGGATCGAATGGCGAGCGAGCTGCCTGACCATCCGTCGCTGGTCACGCCGGATCGCACCCTCACCTTCGGGCAGCTGCGCCAAGAGGTGCGGCAGGCCGCGGCGGCGATGATCAAGCTCGGCGTGGCTCCGGGCGAGCGGGTGGCGATCTGGTCGCCGAACACCTGGCACTGGGTAGTGGCGTGCCTGGCCAGTCATTACTGCGGCGCCGCGATGGTGCCGCTCAACACCCGCTACACCGCGGCCGAAGCCGCCGACATCCTGGCGCGCACCGGGGCCCGGCTGCTGATCGCGATGGGCGAGTTTCTCGGCGCTGACAAAGCCAGTGCCCTGCATCGGGGCGCACTGCCCGAGCTGCGTCACATCGTGCGAGTGCCAGTGGACGCAGACGACGGGACGTGGGACGAGTTCGTCGCCGCCGGCGTGGACCTGGAGGCCGCCGATGCCCGCGCCGCCGCGGTGCGCCCCGACGAGGTTTCCGACATCTTGTTCACCTCCGGCACCACCGGCCGCAGCAAAGGGGTGTTATGCGCCCACCGGCAGTCGCTGGCCGGTTCGGCGGCGTGGGCGGCCTGCGGCAAGATCACCAGCGACGACCGCTACCTGTGCATCAACCCGTTCTTCCACAACTTCGGTTACAAGGCAGGCATTTTGGCGTGCCTGCAGACCGGTGCCACATTGTTTCCCCAGCTGACGTTCGACCCGGAGCGGGCGATGCGGGCTGTGGCCGGACACCGGATCACGGTGCTGCCGGGGCCGCCGACGATCTATCAGACGCTGCTCGACCATCCTGCCCGCGGTCAATACGATTTAAGCTCACTGCGGTTTGCGGTCACGGGCGCGGCAACTGTGCCGGTGGTGCTGGTCGAGCGGATGCAAACCGAGCTCGACATCGACATCGTGCTGACCGCCTACGGTCTGACCGAGTCCGGCGGGTTTGCGACCATGTGCCGTCCCGACGACGACCCGGTCACGGTCGCCACCACGTGCGGACGCCCGATCGCGGACTTCGAGCTACGTATCGGGGACCGTGACGAGGTGCTGCTGCGCGGGCCCAACGTCATGCTCGGCTATCTTGACGAGCCCGAGGCCACGGCGGCTGCCATCGACGCCGAAGGCTGGCTGCACACCGGCGACGTCGGAAAGCTCGACTCCGCAGGGAATTTGCAAATCACCGATCGCCTCAAAGATATGTACATCTGCGGCGGCTTCAACGTTTACCCCGCTGAAGTGGAGCAGGTGCTGGTTCGACTCGACGGTGTCGTCGACGCGGCCGTGATCGGCATGCCCGACGAGCGTCTCGGCGAAGTGGGCCGCGCGTTTGTCGTGGTCCGGCCTGACTGCGGCTTGGACGAGCAGGCCGTGATCGCCTACACCCGTGAGCATCTCGCCAATTTCAAAACGCCCCGCTCGGTGCGGTTTGTCGATGAGCTGCCTCGCAACGCCGCCGGCAAAGTGGTCAAACCCCTACTGCGAGAGCTGGTATAG
- the ipdE1 gene encoding acyl-CoA dehydrogenase IpdE1 — protein MQDVEEFRTEVREWLAENLVGEFAKLKGLGGPGREHEAFEERRAWNQHLAKAGLTCLGWPVEHGGRGLSVAHRVAFYEEYAIANAPAKVNHFGEELLGPTLIAYGTPEQQQRFLPKILDVTELWCQGYSEPGAGSDLANVSTTAVLDGDQWVINGQKVWTSLAHWAQWCFVLARSEKGSKRHAGLSYLLVPLDQPGVKIRPIVQLTGDSEFNEVFFDDARTDADLVVGAPGDGWRVAMATLTFERGVSTLGQQIVYARELNGIVELAKRTGAADDPLIRERLTRSWAGLRAMRSYALATMDVEQPGQDNVSKLLWANWHRELGEIAMDVQGKAGMVLEGGDFDEWQRLYLFTRADTIYGGSNEIQRNIIAERVLGLPREVKG, from the coding sequence ATGCAGGACGTCGAGGAGTTCCGGACCGAGGTCCGCGAGTGGCTCGCCGAGAACCTGGTCGGCGAATTTGCCAAGCTGAAGGGGCTCGGTGGGCCTGGGCGCGAGCACGAGGCGTTCGAGGAGCGGCGCGCCTGGAACCAGCACCTGGCCAAGGCGGGGCTGACCTGCCTGGGCTGGCCGGTCGAGCATGGCGGCCGCGGCTTGTCGGTTGCGCACCGGGTCGCGTTCTACGAGGAGTACGCGATCGCCAACGCGCCGGCGAAGGTCAACCATTTCGGCGAGGAACTGCTCGGGCCGACGCTGATCGCCTACGGCACACCCGAGCAGCAGCAGCGGTTTTTGCCGAAGATCCTCGACGTCACCGAACTGTGGTGTCAGGGCTATTCCGAGCCCGGCGCAGGCAGCGATCTGGCCAACGTGTCCACCACCGCGGTGCTCGACGGCGACCAGTGGGTAATCAACGGGCAGAAGGTGTGGACGTCGCTGGCGCATTGGGCGCAGTGGTGTTTCGTGCTGGCACGCTCCGAAAAGGGTTCAAAGCGCCACGCCGGGTTGTCGTATCTACTGGTTCCGCTCGACCAGCCGGGGGTGAAGATCCGTCCGATCGTCCAGCTGACCGGCGACTCGGAGTTCAACGAAGTGTTCTTCGATGACGCCCGCACCGACGCCGACCTGGTGGTCGGCGCCCCCGGCGACGGCTGGCGGGTCGCGATGGCAACGCTAACTTTTGAGCGCGGCGTTTCGACCCTCGGCCAACAGATCGTCTATGCGCGCGAGCTGAACGGCATCGTCGAACTCGCCAAACGCACCGGCGCCGCGGATGATCCGTTGATCCGGGAACGCCTGACCCGCTCCTGGGCCGGTTTGCGGGCGATGCGCTCCTACGCTTTGGCCACCATGGACGTCGAGCAGCCCGGGCAAGATAATGTCTCAAAGCTGTTGTGGGCCAACTGGCATCGTGAACTCGGTGAGATCGCGATGGACGTGCAGGGCAAGGCGGGCATGGTATTAGAAGGCGGAGATTTCGACGAGTGGCAGCGGCTCTACTTGTTCACTCGGGCCGACACGATCTACGGCGGCTCCAATGAGATCCAGCGCAACATTATCGCCGAGCGGGTGCTCGGCCTGCCCCGAGAGGTCAAAGGATGA
- the ipdF gene encoding (5R,7aS)-5-hydroxy-7a-methyl-1-oxo-2,3,5,6,7,7a-hexahydro-1H-indene-carboxyl-CoA reductase, which yields MTLAVVPKEIAGHGLLRGKVVVVTAAAGTGIGSATARRALMEGADVVISDHHERRLGETSQELSALGLGRVEHVLCDVTSTAQVDALIASATARMGRIDVLVNNAGLGGQTPVVEMTDEEWDRVLDVTLTSVFRATRAALRYFRDADHGGVIVNNASVLGWRAQHSQAHYAAAKAGVMALTRCSAIEAVEYGVRINAVSPSIARHKFLDKTASPELLDRLSAQEAFGRAAEPWEVAATIAFLASDYSSYLTGEVISVSSQHP from the coding sequence ATGACGCTCGCTGTCGTGCCGAAAGAGATTGCCGGACACGGCCTTTTGAGGGGAAAAGTCGTCGTGGTGACCGCGGCCGCCGGCACCGGTATCGGCTCGGCGACCGCCCGGCGGGCGCTGATGGAGGGTGCCGACGTCGTCATCTCCGACCACCACGAACGACGGCTGGGGGAGACTTCTCAAGAGCTGTCCGCGCTGGGACTGGGGCGCGTCGAGCACGTGCTGTGCGACGTAACGTCCACCGCCCAGGTCGACGCGCTGATCGCGTCGGCCACCGCGCGGATGGGCCGGATTGACGTGCTGGTCAACAACGCCGGGCTGGGCGGGCAGACCCCGGTCGTCGAGATGACCGACGAGGAGTGGGACCGCGTCTTGGATGTGACCTTGACGTCGGTGTTCCGCGCCACCCGGGCGGCGCTGCGCTACTTCCGCGACGCCGACCACGGCGGGGTGATCGTCAACAACGCCAGCGTGCTGGGCTGGCGGGCCCAGCACTCGCAAGCGCACTACGCGGCCGCCAAAGCCGGAGTGATGGCGCTGACCCGTTGCAGCGCAATAGAAGCCGTCGAATACGGGGTGCGGATCAATGCGGTATCGCCCAGCATCGCCCGGCACAAGTTCCTGGACAAGACGGCCTCGCCCGAGCTGCTGGACCGGCTGTCGGCCCAAGAGGCGTTCGGCCGCGCCGCCGAGCCATGGGAAGTGGCTGCGACCATCGCGTTTTTAGCCAGCGACTACTCCAGTTACCTTACTGGAGAGGTGATTTCGGTATCGAGCCAGCATCCATGA